One genomic window of Numida meleagris isolate 19003 breed g44 Domestic line chromosome 1, NumMel1.0, whole genome shotgun sequence includes the following:
- the NYX gene encoding nyctalopin isoform X1 encodes MFVVILNVILWVPHVYAVWACVRSCPPNCVCTQERSCSVLCDRAGLGQIPSEFPCEASSINLDKNSIKFLSERAFGTLPSLKSLSLNHNNISFITPGAFKGLPSLTELKMAHNEYIRYLHTRTFTALRRLVKLDLADCNLFNIPDRIFIELHSLQELFCFQNNFRRIPGAIRGMENLTHVYLERNRIEAVAYNSLQGLTKLKYLNLQDNRINVIHERAFQGCRKMEYLYLNDNLISELPENSFDGLRCLKMLNLGGNFLRNVSNTWFRDLVELEVLYLDRNRINYIEEGAFENLTSLVSLHLNSNNLTTLPFSVFQPVYFLGRLYLFRNPWECDCRIEWLKEWMENYRLVRDIPCASPSSVAGIDLMDVLYDRSPEGYCLDPVELNVTSDSPTPSGEPFSTTESKFNSLISKLLLQMGLPEEVANTTEVFGNATQLDGLTDGVTSGTREDSSKAISFSFHLPALLTVVVFQSK; translated from the exons ATGTTTGTCGTCATTTTAAATG TGATCCTCTGGGTGCCCCATGTCTACGCGGTGTGGGCCTGTGTGCGGTCCTGCCCTCCCAACTGTGTGTGCACCCAGGAGCGGAGCTGCTCCGTCCTCTGTGACCGTGCCGGCCTGGGGCAGATTCCCAGCGAATTCCCCTGTGAAGCCTCCTCTATTAACCTGGACAAAAACAGCATCAAATTCCTCTCCGAGAGGGCCTTCGGTACTTTGCCTTCCCTCAAATCACTGTCCCTCAACCACAACAATATCTCCTTCATCACTCCGGGGGCTTTCAAAGGGCTGCCCAGCCTGACAGAGCTGAAGATGGCCCACAACGAGTACATCCGCTACCTGCACACACGGACATTTACTGCTCTCAGGCGGCTGGTCAAGCTGGACCTGGCGGACTGCAACCTGTTCAACATCCCAGACAGGATCTTCATTGAGCTGCACTCTCTGCAGGAGCTCTTCTGCTTCCAGAACAACTTCCGAAGGATCCCAGGTGCCATTAGGGGTATGGAAAATCTGACCCACGTTTACCTGGAGAGAAACAGGATCGAAGCAGTAGCCTACAACTCCCTGCAGGGGCTGACCAAGCTGAAATACCTGAATCTGCAGGACAACAGGATAAACGTCATTCATGAGCGAGCTTTTCAGGGCTGCCGGAAGATGGAGTACCTGTACCTGAATGACAATTTGATTAGTGAGCTTCCAGAAAACTCTTTCGATGGCCTGAGGTGCCTGAAAATGCTCAACCTGGGGGGGAATTTCCTCAGGAACGTTTCCAACACGTGGTTCAGGGACCTGGTGGAGCTGGAGGTCCTCTACCTGGACCGCAACAGGATCAACTACATTGAGGAGGGGGCTTTTGAGAACCTCACCAGCCTGGTCTCCTTGCACTTGAACAGCAACAACCTGACAACCCTGCCCTTCTCTGTCTTCCAGCCTGTGTACTTCCTGGGACGGCTGTACCTTTTCCGCAACCCCTGGGAGTGTGACTGCCGCATTGAATGGCTGAAGGAGTGGATGGAGAACTACAGGCTCGTCAGGGACATTCCCTGTGCCTCCCCATCCTCGGTAGCTGGGATTGACCTGATGGACGTGCTCTATGATAGATCACCAGAAGGTTACTGTCTTGACCCTGTGGAGCTAAATGTCACATCTGACAGCCCGACCCCAAGTGGTGAGCCTTTCTCTACCACAGAGAGCAAGTTCAACAGCCTTATTTCTAAACTCTTGCTCCAGATGGGCCTTCCTGAAGAGGTGGCGAACACCACTGAAGTCTTTGGTAATGCTACACAACTGGATGGACTCACTGATGGGGTTACTTCTGGCACAAGGgaagacagcagcaaagctatctccttctctttccacctCCCAGCACTTCTTACAGTGGTTGTTTTCCAGAGCAAGTAG
- the NYX gene encoding nyctalopin isoform X2, which translates to MPLVNNQVILWVPHVYAVWACVRSCPPNCVCTQERSCSVLCDRAGLGQIPSEFPCEASSINLDKNSIKFLSERAFGTLPSLKSLSLNHNNISFITPGAFKGLPSLTELKMAHNEYIRYLHTRTFTALRRLVKLDLADCNLFNIPDRIFIELHSLQELFCFQNNFRRIPGAIRGMENLTHVYLERNRIEAVAYNSLQGLTKLKYLNLQDNRINVIHERAFQGCRKMEYLYLNDNLISELPENSFDGLRCLKMLNLGGNFLRNVSNTWFRDLVELEVLYLDRNRINYIEEGAFENLTSLVSLHLNSNNLTTLPFSVFQPVYFLGRLYLFRNPWECDCRIEWLKEWMENYRLVRDIPCASPSSVAGIDLMDVLYDRSPEGYCLDPVELNVTSDSPTPSGEPFSTTESKFNSLISKLLLQMGLPEEVANTTEVFGNATQLDGLTDGVTSGTREDSSKAISFSFHLPALLTVVVFQSK; encoded by the exons ATGCCACTAGTGAATAATCAAG TGATCCTCTGGGTGCCCCATGTCTACGCGGTGTGGGCCTGTGTGCGGTCCTGCCCTCCCAACTGTGTGTGCACCCAGGAGCGGAGCTGCTCCGTCCTCTGTGACCGTGCCGGCCTGGGGCAGATTCCCAGCGAATTCCCCTGTGAAGCCTCCTCTATTAACCTGGACAAAAACAGCATCAAATTCCTCTCCGAGAGGGCCTTCGGTACTTTGCCTTCCCTCAAATCACTGTCCCTCAACCACAACAATATCTCCTTCATCACTCCGGGGGCTTTCAAAGGGCTGCCCAGCCTGACAGAGCTGAAGATGGCCCACAACGAGTACATCCGCTACCTGCACACACGGACATTTACTGCTCTCAGGCGGCTGGTCAAGCTGGACCTGGCGGACTGCAACCTGTTCAACATCCCAGACAGGATCTTCATTGAGCTGCACTCTCTGCAGGAGCTCTTCTGCTTCCAGAACAACTTCCGAAGGATCCCAGGTGCCATTAGGGGTATGGAAAATCTGACCCACGTTTACCTGGAGAGAAACAGGATCGAAGCAGTAGCCTACAACTCCCTGCAGGGGCTGACCAAGCTGAAATACCTGAATCTGCAGGACAACAGGATAAACGTCATTCATGAGCGAGCTTTTCAGGGCTGCCGGAAGATGGAGTACCTGTACCTGAATGACAATTTGATTAGTGAGCTTCCAGAAAACTCTTTCGATGGCCTGAGGTGCCTGAAAATGCTCAACCTGGGGGGGAATTTCCTCAGGAACGTTTCCAACACGTGGTTCAGGGACCTGGTGGAGCTGGAGGTCCTCTACCTGGACCGCAACAGGATCAACTACATTGAGGAGGGGGCTTTTGAGAACCTCACCAGCCTGGTCTCCTTGCACTTGAACAGCAACAACCTGACAACCCTGCCCTTCTCTGTCTTCCAGCCTGTGTACTTCCTGGGACGGCTGTACCTTTTCCGCAACCCCTGGGAGTGTGACTGCCGCATTGAATGGCTGAAGGAGTGGATGGAGAACTACAGGCTCGTCAGGGACATTCCCTGTGCCTCCCCATCCTCGGTAGCTGGGATTGACCTGATGGACGTGCTCTATGATAGATCACCAGAAGGTTACTGTCTTGACCCTGTGGAGCTAAATGTCACATCTGACAGCCCGACCCCAAGTGGTGAGCCTTTCTCTACCACAGAGAGCAAGTTCAACAGCCTTATTTCTAAACTCTTGCTCCAGATGGGCCTTCCTGAAGAGGTGGCGAACACCACTGAAGTCTTTGGTAATGCTACACAACTGGATGGACTCACTGATGGGGTTACTTCTGGCACAAGGgaagacagcagcaaagctatctccttctctttccacctCCCAGCACTTCTTACAGTGGTTGTTTTCCAGAGCAAGTAG